Proteins co-encoded in one Acinetobacter lwoffii genomic window:
- a CDS encoding NF038105 family protein codes for MTTLKFDATPTPSEGITLDDISEDKMKEAWRDYEAKPEYKQFNKHDLIESMHPAEQDKLPK; via the coding sequence ATGACAACATTGAAGTTTGATGCGACTCCAACGCCAAGCGAAGGCATTACTTTAGATGATATCTCTGAAGACAAGATGAAAGAAGCCTGGCGGGATTATGAAGCAAAACCAGAGTACAAACAATTCAATAAACATGACCTGATCGAATCGATGCATCCGGCTGAACAAGATAAGCTTCCCAAGTAG
- the pal gene encoding peptidoglycan-associated lipoprotein Pal produces MNKVKLFALPLLAAAVVMTGCASRKPAAEVQTGGLDTTGTTTVNTQGLSEDAALNAQNMAGASAKGVTAENKAFLAKRVVHFDYDSTELSNEDLNTLQAHAQFLMANANSRVALTGHTDERGTREYNMALGERRAKAVESFLTTSGVNAGQLEAVSYGKEMPINPGHDENAWKENRRVEINYEAVPPLLK; encoded by the coding sequence ATGAACAAAGTAAAATTATTTGCCTTGCCACTTTTAGCAGCAGCTGTTGTCATGACAGGTTGTGCGAGCCGTAAGCCTGCCGCTGAAGTTCAAACGGGCGGTTTAGATACGACCGGTACAACAACTGTGAATACTCAAGGCCTGAGTGAAGATGCAGCACTGAATGCACAAAACATGGCAGGCGCTTCTGCAAAAGGCGTTACTGCAGAAAATAAAGCATTTTTGGCAAAACGCGTAGTGCATTTTGACTATGACAGTACTGAACTCAGCAATGAAGATTTAAATACGCTGCAAGCCCATGCGCAGTTCCTGATGGCCAATGCCAATTCACGTGTAGCCTTAACTGGTCATACAGATGAACGCGGTACACGCGAATACAACATGGCACTTGGCGAACGTCGTGCTAAAGCAGTTGAAAGTTTCCTGACCACATCAGGGGTCAATGCAGGTCAGCTGGAAGCTGTCAGCTATGGTAAAGAAATGCCGATTAACCCGGGCCATGATGAAAACGCGTGGAAAGAAAACCGCCGTGTAGAAATTAATTATGAAGCGGTACCACCATTGTTGAAATAA